The sequence below is a genomic window from Nicotiana tomentosiformis chromosome 6, ASM39032v3, whole genome shotgun sequence.
cctccatcCTTTTCTGTCGAGGGtaatgtcctcggtaagctggaGAGCCGCCATATCCTACCTAATtaacccctccccctcccccccttcCCCCAATATTTCTTTGGactacctctacctcttctcggaCCTCCccaaggccaacctctcacaccttcttACTGGAGCATCTATTCTTCTCCTCTGCCAATGCCCAAACCATTTAAGTCTTGCTTCCCCCATCTTATCCTCCACCAGAGCCACTCCCACCTGGCCCGAATGTCTTCATTCCTAATCATATCAATCCTGCTaagcccgcacatccatctcaacgtcctcatctctgctaccttcatttTCTATACATATGACTTCTTCACTCACCAACACTCTAcctcatacaacatagtcggtctaactaccACTCTATAGAAATTACCTTTAAGTTTAGGTGGtacattcttatcacataaaacaccggaagcgagccttCATTTCACCCACACTGCTCCAATACGGTGCacaacatcctcgtcaatctccatATTTTCTTGTATAATAGActcaaggtacttgaaactatcTTTTTTGGGTCCCGCTTCATCGGTCCTAGCACTAACTTGCACtacaagtattctgtcttggtcctactcaacttgaaacttttTGGACTAGTCCAGGGTCCGTCTTCAAATCTCCAATCCCGCGTTAATGTTGCTCCGCATCTTATCAATCAGTACAATATCATCCGCAAATAACATACATCAGGGCACTTTCTCTTGAATGTGGCGCGTCAGTGTGTCCATTGCCAAGGCAAATAGTTATATAATTAACAAtagttatataatttttttaaaatgtatATAAATTAATATAGGGTACACGCGCAAAACAGACTAGTATATATTATATGTTAAATCTTCTTTCGTATATTTTGACTCGATGAAATTTTGGGGCATCAGGCATCACTGCCTGCAAGTTGATGCTTTCTTTACAGCCTTGTGTCCTTCCTCCAGAAGTACACAGATATTGGGGGTTTTAGTGGCTCTCTTGTCTTGCTAGAGTCAGTTTTGGTAGCTTTTCTATtcaaaaataagagaaaagaatACCTTTAATCTGGCCCTTTGGCCTTTGGTATTGAGTCATTGACCCCTTCTAATCTGGGTCCCTTTTTTAATCTATTACGGTTTTCTTTTTGTTTGGGGGTGGATGTGGGAGAGGAGAATAACACGAGTTTCTTCAAAGAAATAAAAGTCTTTTCAACGGATCGGATGAGCTGAAAAAAGATTGGAGTGACAAAGCGAGAAGTGAAAATAGAAGAAGATTAATTGCTTTATTTGACAACAAGATAAACAGATAAGGTTGATTAATGGCTCATGTCATGTTTGTTTCCTCCACTAGAAAACTCGTTGATTGGATATGCTCCTATATCTTTTCTCTTTCTCCCTATTCTTTCTCTTTCAAATAACAATTGCATAGAATTACTGTTAATGATTACTTATTATCTCTCGTTAATACAAGATCAATTAATTATGTTCATCAAAATTTACACAATTAAAAAAAGTAGAATTTTTGTCTCCAATAAAATCTGAACTATGATCTCTCATAGTTTTCACACGTCTCATTGAATCAGTCACATTTTCGGATGCTTATTCTTGCTCTCTGTCTTGAAATATCATTTTTCAAGTTGGGTCAGAATTTTCTATCAAAATGTATGGGACCGTCAATCATTGAATCAACACAACATAACAAAAAGACCTTTCCCTCGACCCCATCCGCACCTTCAAAGATATCTCCAAAAACTTATCCAAACAAGTTGAGGAATAAGTTATGATCAGCTATTTGAATTCTTATTGACCATAATTCTCAAGTTATATAAAATTGAAAAGTGATTATACATTTTTTAACATTTAATACTATAATATCATTAATTGGGCATGAAATTATATTCCTTTCAATCGTCTTTTTTCATTCTCTGGTGAGAAAAAatatctcaaaaaaaaaaaaaacacttttagGTGCATTCATCATTCACCCCCGAACTCTATACTAGTCTTTATCTTTTCTCTTGTTAGTCTGCTGATACCGATATCAAATATATATTAACACCAAAAACGTGGACGGCAGGATTCGAACCTGCGCGGGCAGAACCCACATGATTTCTAGTCATGCCCGATAACCACTCCGGCACGTCCACCAGATGGATATCCATCTTTCCTCTattagtttatatatatatatattccttaaTAACATAGAGTTTGACACCTTATTTCTGGGACACACACAGAAATCAGAATAACCATCCCGTTCCATAATTCGCAGCACTACGGTGTATGCGTGGGCGTCAAATTTTTTATCTGACCTATTGGACATATTCTAGCACATAGacaacaaaagaaaataagaaatgtATTGTAAAGACTTGTTGACATATTTATTTCAAGGAGCAACATCCTAATAATAGGTCTTTATTTTCTAGACTTTCGAGTTAGGGGGTTGTGCGTGTGCTGGCGCATCAAATGCTTGACGTCCTCTAGCACATATCAAACAAAAGTAAAGGAGAAATGTAAAAGTTTTATTATACAACTGGTAACGCTTTTATAACTTGAAATTTGTAAATGTTAACATCAGAGTAAGTAATGAAAGTTTGAGATGTAAGAGGTGATAATAATGTGCGTCATCAGaacaaaattaattaagtatGCATAAAATGCATTAGCCTGTAATAAGATATGCATTAATTTGGACCATGAAATGCTTAAAAGAAAGACAATACCAGATGGAGCTCAGAGCGCAATCTTCTCTCATGGTTGTTCAATCATTTTGGATTGATTTACTATGATCTTTCATCATCCAAGTCTTTTAGGAAAACatccttctttctttctttctttctttctttctttctttctttctttctttcttttttaaggCTAATTTATCACCCAGGTACGAGCGTTCTGTAATTTTCCTTCCAAGGACACCGTTACTAGCTCTATTAGAAACGTCCAACAGAGGATCTAAGAAAACCTTTCAAGCATCTAGGCACGTTGAGTATATCATACTGTAAACAATTCAAGTACCACATGATACAtgatacatgaacatgcatacAAATGGGAATAATAAGTGCTGTTAAAATGGGTTAACGATAGGACAGATAGAACAGAGGCCCCAATGTGTCAATTACTATTACATACTCCAGTAAATGGAAACGACTTATGTACCGAATGTTACAGTGCCAAATTCAGCAACAACTAAAAGTATCCACATCCTACAAGCTCCAATGGTAATTGCTATGCTAGAAACAGCATATGTTCGAACTTTTATACCTTTGGGCCCCAAAGTCATATCGTTCCTGGCAAAAGATCACAGTAGTTAAAAACGGAACTCTGTGGGTGGGTGGGGGCGGGGGTGGCATATCAGAAAAGATTCATTTGCACGACAGAAAATAAAGACGATAGATCATATATGTTAATATTTGGCTTGTAAAGTATTACCccggaaaaaaaaaaggaaacatgAAAAGATCAGGAATTTAACCTCAGGTGTGCAAGTAGTTTGCAGCCATCATCAATTCCAAAGTGATCTCAGGTTCAATATGAAATTCTGTTTCCTTGCCACtgcagaaaataaaatatttccatATTAGTCCAACCAAACAAAATCTATGGCATAAAAGAAGGGGAAGGAGTTActtcataagatcaaaaggataggaaatccaaaataccaacacCCAATAGCTCATGTCTGGGGCTTCTAGATATGTGATCCACAACAAAAAATGGTAAATATTAAAACCCTTTTCACTCTTTTAGCAGCTAGTTCACTAACTCATAGAGATGTTGCATAACAGAAACAAGCAAGATACTTCCAAAAACAATGTGTTACTTGAGCATGAAGCAGCATCACTGAGAAAATCTCTATCTTACAACAAATTAGCATACCATATGGACCAAACAAATGCTTATCCCCAACCGCGTAGATGAAGCAAAATTCGATTCAATGAAGCATTATCTTAGACTAAATTTGAGGTGGTAATCGTCTTTATAAATATCCAACGCTCTCCTCAAAGCTACAAGAAAGACTAATCTTAACTACTAAAGATTTACTGATGTAGAGCTGGTAGTTGTACCACAACAAATTGTAACACGAGATAGTCCAAAAAATTGCATCCTTCGGTAAGAGCATCATAACAGGTGAAGAGGTAGCAAGTTTCAGAATTTGCATCATTCTTTGGTTGTAACTGCAGCACTACTCATTCATTTCGAGCCTAGTTGCTGAAAATGAAGAAGTTACACAGGGAAGTCTGGATTTTGCATTGTTCTTAGGGTAGTACACTGCAGCCCTATTCATTCATTGCAGACTGCAGCCCTACTCGTCCATTCCTTTGAGCCTTCTTGCTAAAACTGAAGAAGTTGAAGAGGTAGAAAGTCTGAGGAGGAGTTTGCGTGGTTCTTTTGGTACTAGACTACAACCCattcattcattcattcattTTGTTGAGCCTACTTACTAAAATGTGAGTCTCACCTTGATGAAGTTGCATAAGCTTGCATACTTCCCATTTCCATGATATCTAACATCTAGATATGGCTTATGACCTCATTTCATCAATAATGAAATTCAAGACTACACTTCAGCAGCTTAGTATTTCCAAACTTAACGGCGTAAAGCTGAACCCAGGAAAACTTAGGACAGACCAAAAAAACTAAAATCTAGTTTAGCACGCGACGAAACCTTGTGGAGACAAATATCTATATCATGATCTATATGAGGCTGACCTCATCTAAGAGTAGACCTCCCTAAAAGTATTTTAGACCATCCTGGTATAAATGTAAATAGAGCTATAATTTCAATAATCTATATTCAGTACAATAATCAAAGTGATCATACTTAAGACTCCTTATTGCCCCAAGAAAAACTTGGGATCTGAATAGAGACCaatacaagtacatgagcatgGCCTAGTTTACAGCTAGTTCATATAACCGAAAAGGGCTTCTCCAGAATTAAACCTACGTAAGGTATCAAGAATCTTAAATAGAAACAACATAATAATGCAAATGCTTCTCTTAAGCCCACAAACTACTAAACACAGAAACACCTGAAAATCTTAAAACATGGATACCGAAAATCATATCACGGATTTTTTATGCTATTGCCAGGTAAGCTCATAGCTCAAACATGATACATCAAATTACATAAGAAAAATGATGCCCAATGTAGTTATAAGTCCCTTTGAATTAAAAGGTGAACTTGAATTCTATTACTATACAGAaatcaacataagacaaatcatAGTAGTATGTCAGAAGAATTTCTCGAATTTAAAATAAATGAAGATATAACCTTGCATATTGAAGGGACCAGTAGAAGTACTGGCAGATCTTCTCGAGAATGGTGGTGCTAATCTCCGGAAAAGTCACCTCCCCATGTTCTGTCTCAGCAAAACTCCCTATACCCAAAAAAGAAATTGTAAGAAAAAACAATCACATGCCATCAAATAGATCATATTTTTTGCTCCGATTACTATGAATTTTGAGCAAATCGAAATGGGCAAAAATAAAAGCCCTAATTGAAATTAAAAAGAGATAGACCTGGAGAAGTGAGCATGTTACGTATGGTCTGAGAGACCATTGCAGCCTTCTTATCGATTATGAATTCGAAGCCTTCGGCGCTTATTAGCTTCACGGTATCCTCTTTCTTCATCTTCGCCGATTGGTTAATGCCCCCAATTGATCAATTTGCTTGTGAAAACAATAAACCAAAAAGACAATATTTTATACTCCTGTGCAGATgataaagaagaaaaaagggTTGCAAGTTTCGGTCATTAACAAATCCGAACCGGAATTCAATGGATCGGGTTGGAAATTGGGTATTAGAGGAGTTGGGCCATTTGTACATGGTATGCCCATTAGAAATATTAGTTTAACACCATAtacaattaaaatatttattttattatgtatatctattttataaatttattttatcatatatatctattttataaatttatttgACCATGTATACCTACTATATTCCAAAATAAAATACTATATATTCTAAATTAAAATATTGCGATATGTTTGGTTTGAGTACTATATTCCAAGTTAGAATACTGTAGTATGTTGGTTAATAATGTATTCCAAATTAAAATACTTTTGTATGTTTGGATTAAATAATATATTCTaaattagaatattgtggtaTGTTTACTTTGAATATTATATTTCAAATTAGAATATTATGATATTTGGTTTGGATAGAAATTGTATTCCAAACTAGAATATTATGGCATGTTTAGTTtaaatattgtatttcaaaattaGAATATTATGATATGTTTGGTTTAAATATTGTATTTTTCATTAGAATAAtatggtatgtttggtttggatacTGTATGGCATGTTTAGTTTGAATAttatattccaaattagaatattgtaGTATATTCGATTTGGATTGTTTTTCAAATTAGAATATTGTAGTATATTTCATGTTGGCCTGAAtgagtttgttttgatgattgacaaaggaacacatgcatgaaccaggtccatgggCAGTGTACACGGGTAACGAACATAATTAAGGAAAGGCTTGCACGtgaaagggataagtataagtggttatATCTTATATTCCCTAAATGAAAAGTTTGCATATTTAAAAAGGAGCAACACTCCTTaattgaagagaactctatccaagataagggaagaGTTAGAAGTTAAAGTtgactagaactcttccaccaaggaagagtaaagcattagaactctagttaatctTTATTTGCTAATTCTATAAATATCGGTGTTGTTCTCTTTTATAAGTGATGTACATATACTGAAGTTAAGcacgaattgagagcaaaataataaggcattttgtgagcaattccTGTGAGATTTAAGAGTACGATCTTGAAGCTATACgaaccagattgaagaaccagctccatgaagagttttatgtgtctttctttatttctagttcaaagtgtagtaggcgttttgagttgtacctttcagctttcttagGATCAAATTGTACTAGGTATCTAAGTTGTatcattcaagttagagttaacttgaagtagtcgcAACAGCCTGTGGCATGTTTCTataagggttagagttaatccttaggtttgcaagaggttgtaaactcgagttgtattgttcaagttagagttaacttgaagcagtCGCAACAGCATGTAGCTGGTTGCTATAAGGGTTAGGGtaaatccttaggtttgcaagagtttgtaaactttgttgttggctCAGAGTTGTAGTGAAGTGTTTGGAGAAAATTTTACTGGGTAGTAGGCCGtggtttttttaccttttgagccgggtattttttacgtaaaaatatttgagttctttactttctgcattcaTTATTCTGCAAATATAGTATAAGAAATACGTAGAAGAACCAGGTACTTTTATAATCAGTGCGCGTAAAAATTGGACACTACACAAATCATTCCCTATCCCCctccccccctcttgtgtggcattgaagtataaaatatcaattggtatcagagcaggttatccttgaaaaggctaacaccttaggaaaagatcaagatgagtgcccTAGAGTATGACTTAAGGAAGGTTAAAGATGAGCTatataaaaaggaagaaaatgtaAGAGTTCTGAAAGAGGACTTAACAAAGGTTAAACATGAGTTTGATAGAACATGTAAATAGAACAGGTCCTccaatgcactttcatggctacaagaacatcatagtagcaacagaagaggacttggctttgggaacttggcacctaagtgggatcccaaaaacaagtacctcacacttcatgagaacaagatttgcacacactgtggtaaaacaggtcactataaaagtgaatatactgtaaaagaaaaggcaagtcaaaggaataaagaatttgttcaagggaagaataggctaccgagttgggctaaaaagaatttgattcatcctttttcctatagaaagggacccaaactagtttgggttcctaagactaacccctgatttccttttgcaggtccaagtgaaggggggCATCCatatatggtacatggatagtggctgctcaaagcacatgacaagaAATAAGAactagttcctttcacttgaggaccttaaatgaGGTAATATCTCATTTGGAAATGGGAGGAAATATGAGATCATTGGGGTtagaaaggtaggtaagactaaTTCTCACTCCATTGAGaacgtctacttgatagatggactgaagtacagtctaataagtgtataacaattgtgtgatagaggtaacatggtagcattcacctctacaaaatattttatgattaatcttaccactgataagatagttttgcaggaaaaaagagtgaacaacatatatgtcGTAGATTTGTACACTctttcagataatgaactcacttgcttaagtgtgttggataatgatcccctcctttggcacaagagacttggacataccagtctaagtcaactcaacaaactagtctccaaggacttggtgatagagctacctaacattaagttcaaggaagataaagtttgtgaggcttgtgcaagggggaagcaggtaaggtcctcttttaaaagcaagaaagtggtaagcaccaccagaacgatggaactggtcTATATGGATCTTTGTGAACTAATGAGAACATTGAGCAGatgtggtaagagatatgtgatggtgcttgttgatgattactctaggtttacttggacattatttttaacatctaaagatgaagcatttgacatgtttacttcttttgttagaaaaactcataaacaactaggtaatcaacttgcatcaattaggtctgatcatggtactgaatttgagaatgcaaaatttgctgaattttgtgatgagcatggcataaatcataatttttctactcctagaactccacaacaaaatggagtagttgaaagaaagaataggacattggaagaaatggctaggactatgcttctttctagtaaactgctaCATAGTTTATGGGCAGAAGCTGTGAATACTGCatgttacatcataaataggtgcatgactagacctcttgttgaaAAGACTccttatgagttacttaaagggagaaagacAAACATATCCCaacttagggcatttggatgcaagtgttttgtgcataataatggtaaagacttcctaggtaagtttgatcccagaagtgatgagggagtattcttgggatattcttcacatagtaaagcttataagatctATAACAagagaactatgtgtgtagaagagaGTGTACATGTGGTTTTTTATGaaactaatattttttcggaGAGGTAGGAACATGATGATAAAGCagttgggctggtaagaaactcaaatgaaaccacagcctagactgaagctgcaccagaggaaggaataggtgatggaacaggtccttccacccagggcaacatGACAGGGGGAGCAGAACAAAAAGGAAGTGATCCTCAAACCTTAAAGGAACATGCTCAGCAACAAAACATAGAAGGAACATCTAGAGGAAACcagctggttgtgaaaccttacaagtatcaaagttctcatcccattgagaacataattactgatccaacctctggaatcaaaaccagatcttcattgAAGAATCTTTATGATTTTGATtctttttatctcttattgaacctaaaaatattgctgAGGCTTTACATGATACATACTGGGTGAATGCAAttcaagatgaactcaaccaatttgagagaagttgAGTTTGGCATCttgtaccaagacccaaggacatatcagtaattggcacaaaatgggtcttcagaaacaaacttgacgaagatggaacagttacaaggaacaaggcaagattggtggttcaagaaTATAGGCAAGAGGAGGGCATATACTATGATGAGACCTTTGCTCCAGTTGTAAGATTGGAgacaattagactccttatagcctttgctgcttatatggaattcactctccatcagatggatgtcaagagtgccttcctcaatggctatctaaaggaagaagtctttgtcaagcaacctccgggctttgaaagcaaggaatgtcctgatcatgtgtacaagcttgacaaggcactttataggctcaagcaggctccaagagcatggtatgaaagattatcaaaatatttgcttgagcatggctacaagagaggtaaaattgacaatactttattcttgaaagaaaaatgtAAATATCTCCTGGTAGtttagatatatgttgatgatataatctttggagcaactactgataagttaagtaaagaatttgctaaactaatggggagtgaatttgaaatgagtatgatgggtgagcttaattttttttttaggcTTAAAAATTAAACAAATTCAAATATaactatgatccatcaacagAAGTATatgaaagagttgcttaaaaggttttaaatggaagattccaaagaaattgacactcctataacAAATGCCACAAAATTGGATGTAGACGAACCTgattcatctgttgatcagaagttgtatagggtaATGATTGGGttattgttgtatctcactgctagcagatctgacattattttcagtgtaggcctttgtgctagatttcaggcaaatccaaaagagcctcacttgactgttgtcaagaagatcttgagatacctaaaaggcaccactgacttctgtctatggtatccaaaaggtagtaattttaaTCTAGTGGGATATGTTagtgctgattatgcaggttttcttgtggatagaaagagcacctcagatATGGCATACTTTCTTGTCTCATGtattgtgtcttgggccaccaaaa
It includes:
- the LOC104084709 gene encoding uncharacterized protein, coding for MKKEDTVKLISAEGFEFIIDKKAAMVSQTIRNMLTSPGSFAETEHGEVTFPEISTTILEKICQYFYWSLQYASGKETEFHIEPEITLELMMAANYLHT